In Nonlabens agnitus, the DNA window AACTCCCTAAAATGACACCAGGAAAATTTGAGGGTGCAGACGTCAATACGACTTATGCCCTACCTATCATTTTTAGGATACAGTAAAAACAATTGTACGGTGACACTTTCAATTCAATCGTAGAATAAATCTGGATGGAGTAAGGTGCTACATTCGATACCTTTGCTATTGAATTCAAAGCCTTAATGTCAACTGCACAAAGGATTTCCAGTATATTTAGCCCAAATTTGCCATGTTCTATGAGAATGATATGCGCCATTTGGGCTCTTTTTTTTGGATGTTTTGCAGTTGCTCAAAGCGAGTTGGAGACCTTTCCCATATTTCCGGCCTGTGATCGAATAGATAACGATGCTGCACTGGAACAATGCTTCTACCGTGAACTATACAAAAACCTGTACCAAGCCTATGATCAGACTGCTATGGACAGCACTTCAAGTAAGGCTACTTTGCGTTTTGAGGTAAGTCGCGAGGGCAAATTTGAGCCTATCATTTTTGATGCGCCTACCGCAGCTCTCAAGGAGTCACTCTACGAGGCTTTCGGTAAACTGGAACCTATCACTCCTGCGGTCTACAATGGCAGCCCGACGTTTATGCAGTTCATCGTCAATGTCCAGTTGCCTATGAAGGAGAATGGATCTTTCTACATTATCAATCAGAATGAGGACGTAAAGGCCAATGCTGGTCAAGATGATGGTAGTGATATCGCTTTCGCGAAAGCGAACAACAATTACAACAGCATTACATCTAACAAATACGATGGACAAGAATTGAAGTCCAATGCGACCATTCCATTTTCTTACCAGCGGTATCATCGCTATGAGGCCGCGATGAATAAGGTGGGAAATAATGCGCATACAGCGGTCAAACCCTACACATTTAACTATGTGAATCAATATTTTGATATGGAAGAAGAACGCAATTCCTTATTAAAGGATAGCGGTACATGGCTGGGTCGCAAGTTCTGGAATGAGCATTTCTTTGAAGTGGCAGGCGAGGATTATTGGTTTGTTATCGATCCAGGTGTGGATTTACAATTGGGAAAGGATACTGGCGAAGATGTCAATACCTTTAACAACACGAGACTGGTAGCCCTAAACGGTGGCGTAGGCAAACAGATTACCTTTGGTGCAACCATTCAAGAATCCCAAGGACGGTTTGCACAGTATTTTAATCGCGAGATCACGCAGCGTGCTCCAGATGGTGGTAATCCTGGAATTGTTCCTGGCCGTGGTATTGCCGAGGATGGCGGCGAGAACATCTATGACTACCCAGTAGCGACAGGCTATGTCAATTATAAGCCCAGTAAATATTTTGATCTACAAATAGGCCATGGGCAGCACTTTATAGGTGATGGTTACAGGTCTTTGGTCTTGAGTGATAACTCACAACCATTTCCATACGTAAAAGTGAATGCCAAATTCTGGAAGATCGACTACACGGTGTTATACACTTCCTTAAGAGATGTACGACCTGAAGTGACGGCAGACGATTCTTTCAGGACGAAGTATATGACGCATCATTATTTGAGTTGGAATGCTACTAAACGTTTGACACTTGGTTTTTTTGAGAGCGTTTTATGGCAAGACGACAATGGTCGTGGTTTTGATTTCAATTACATCAATCCATTGATATTCTATCAAACCGTAGAACTAGAAACCGGATCCAGAGGTGGAAACGCCTTGCTGGGAATCACTGGTAAGTACAAGATAAGCGATCGTGTTACGGCATACGGTCAATTGGTACTGGATGAATTTGCCAGCAGCTCTGTCATTAGCGGTGATGGAAGCTATCAAAATAAAAGTGCCTACCAATTAGGTGTTAAGTACCAGAATGCATTTTCAGTTCCTAATTTGATGCTTCAGGCAGAATATAACCGAGTGCGACCTTATACGTATAGTCACAACACCATCGTGCTTAATTATGGGAACAGCAATCAAGCGCTTGCGCATCCATGGGGCGCTAGTTTTTATGAAGCCATACTCATAAGTAGATATACTAAAGATCGCTGGTATGGAATCGCCAAAGCGATTATAGGTGAACGAGGTTTTGACATCTTGTCCAACGGTGATAACGCCTATTATGGTGGTAATATCTATAGAACTGAAGATGATCGCATCGCAGACAATAGAAACACTCTAGCTCAAGGTAACAATGCACCTTTTTCCTATGCGGAATTGGAGGCTGGTTACCTTATCAATCCAGCAAGTAATTTGAAGGTCTATGGTCAATTCATTTATCGCAACATATCGCCAGAGATTGATAACGCCGTGGTCCAGGATGCCACCACAACCTGGTTCAATTTTGGTATACGAACAGACATCAGTAATTGGGGATTTGATCGCTAGAAATAGTGTTTTAAGAACAGATTATCATTAGATCCAGTGAGATTGAGCTACATTTAAACTCATTTTTTTGTCATGATAGGATATTATATAATTGGCGGACTGGTATTTCTGATCAGTGCGTTTGTAAGCAATAAGCTCAAATCAAAATTTAAGAAATACTCGCAGATACAACTGCAAAATGGGTTGACTGGCGCGCAAATCGCTCAAAAAATGTTGTCTGACCATGGTATTACAGATGTTGATGTGATCTCTGTAAAAGGTCAACTAACAGATCATTATAATCCTTCCAATAAAACGGTGAACTTAAGTGAACCTGTATATTCCATGCGCAATGCTGCTGCAGCAGCCGTTGCAGCACATGAGGTAGGTCACGCCGTGCAACACGCGCGTGCCTATTCCTGGTTGGGAATGCGCTCAAAACTGGTTCCTGTGGTAAGTATCGCCTCTAAGTATTCCCAATGGGTTATTATAGGTGGAATTGCACTTGCGGCCAGCACCGCTTTTGGTAACACCTTACTCTTGATAGGTATTATCATGTATGCCATGGGAACGCTGTTTGCGTTCATCACCTTGCCGGTAGAGTATGATGCCAGTAATAGAGCATTGGCCTGGTTGGAAAATAAGCGCATGCTCACTCAAAATGAGCACGCTGGTGCAAAAGATGCCCTCAAATGGGCTGCACGCACTTATTTGGTCGCTGCCATTGGTTCACTTGCTACCTTACTTTATTTCCTGTCGATTTATATGCGCAGACGCTAGCGATTCAAAGCATTATAGCCCAGATACGGAGTTTCGCTTTCGCGAAAGCGAATTCCATATTCCTGCAGTTCTGATAATATAGGCTCGTAAACCTCTCTAGAAATTGGGATCTGCACGCCGTAGGTTTTGATGGTGCCGTTTAGGATAGCCAAGGCTGCCATCGCGACAGGTAGGCCAACGGTTTTGGCCATGGCCGTTTGTCGGTCGCCATCGCCTAGGCACACCATGGTGCTGTCTATTTGCTTCTTCTCACCACCTAGTTCGTAGCCAAATTTGTGATACATCACGATCATGTCTTTTTCGCCTTTTTGGAGCGTCCAGCTGTCTTCCAAAATCTTTTGAAGCGCCATGGCTGGTGAGGCGTCCTTGATACCTATGGTTTTTTCGTTATTGAAAAGGTCCAGTTCCATCAATTTTTCCCACATGATGTCATCTTGATCGATTTTGAGTTCATGGCGCATTTTAAGCTCGACACTATCTGTAGGCGAATAGGGCAGGAAGCTGTTTACAAATTCCCGGTAGGTCATGTTCTCTGAATTGTCCAAAATATAGGAGTCATCTGTCATTCCTAGTTGAACAAACATATTCCATGCTTTGCTGTAACCTACGCGACGCATGGTACCACGATACAGCGTGGCAATATCGTCCAGTCCATAGATCTCACGATATTGTAAGCTATTTCTATTGGCATAGGCCTCAAAACGACCGTAGCCATCCACATCTAGAAATTCCGTCCTACGGAATAACCTGTGATATGGGATGTATTTGTATTTATTTTCCTGTATAAACTTTGCTGCACCTCCTTGACCGGCAACCACGACATTACGTGGGTTCCAGGTAAACTTATAATTCCATAGGTTGTTATCATCTTCTGGCGCTACTAATCCACCGGTAAAGGATTCAAAAAGAATCATTTTGCCACCTTTGTTTTGAATACGATCAATCACCTGCATGGCGCTCATATGATCGATTCCTGGATCCACGCCTATTTCATTCATCAATACCAGCTTCTTTTCTTTTGCTGGACCATCCAGTTCCTGCATTTCTGGACTCACGTAGCTTGCGGTAACCATGCTTTTTCCCAGTTTGACACAATCTCTTGCCACTTCTATATGAAATCGTGCTGGCAACATGGAAATGATGATGTCTGCTGTTTCAATAATCTGCGTTCTTGCTGTTGCATTGAAGATGTCCAACTCCATAGCTTTGGCGTTATCATTTCCATCTATAAGTGCTTGAGCAGCCTCAAGAGATTTATCTGCCAGAGTGATATGAAATTGTTCCTTTTTTGCCTTTTTTAAAAGATAATCAACTAGAACTCCGGTGGATTTTCCAGCACCTATAATCAGAATGTAACGCATGCCTGTCGTAATTTTGGTTGAAGTTAAAATTCTTCACTTTAATAACCCTTCAAATGGAAAATAAGTTATTGGTAACAGGTTGTGGTTTCATTTTAATGGCAGTCGTTCTAGGTGCCATTGCTGCCCATGCCTTAGAAAACTATCTTACTATCGATCAGTTGCGTAGTTTTGAAACAGGCGTGAGGTATCAAATGTATCATGGTCTGGCCTTATTGATTTTTTCCCAGGTAAAACTTTTATCGAATTCTTCAAAAAAAGTGCTATGGATCTTGTTTTCTACGGGTATGGTCCTATTTAGTTGGAGTATATTCTTGTTGTCGACGGGCTCTATTTATGGCATTGACGCTAGTTTTTTAGGTCCCATTACACCTCTAGGCGGATTGCTCCTTATCTCAGGCTGGATTTATGGAATAGTTAAAATTTGCCTATATAAATTGTAGAATAGTTGTTGAAGAGCACATTATATCTCTACTTTTGCAAAAACAACTTGAATAATTACTAAATCATGGCTTCTAACAAGGTAGCAACGCAAACGATTTCGTTATCTAATTTTGGTATCAACAATTCAAAAATCAATTATCAACTCAGTCCAGAAGAGTTACAGTCACGTTCTCTGGAAGATTATGGTGGCAGAGAAACAAAAAATGGTACTCTCGCCATCAACACAGGTGAGTTTACAGGTCGATCGCCTCTAGATCGATTTATCGTCAAAGACCACGTCACTGAAGAGCTGGTCTGGTGGGGAAATGTAAATATCCCATTCAATAAGAAAGATTTTGACAACCTACTTGTTCGGGTGACAGATTATCTGGATGGAAAAGAACTCTTTGTACGAGACGCTTATGCTTGTGCACATGAAGATTATCGTTTGAATTTGAGAGTCATTAATGAGTATCCATGGTCCAACATGTTTGCTCACAATATGTTTCTAAGACCTGAAGAAAGTGAACTGGAATCTTTCACACCAGAATGGACGATCATCAATGCGCCAGGATTTATGGCAGATCCCAAACTGGATCGTACTCGCCAGCATAATTTTGCTATCCTAAATTTTACCGAAAAAATCGCGCTTATAGGCGGTACAGGTTATACTGGAGAGATTAAAAAAGGAATCTTCAGTGCCCTTAATTTTATTTTACCAGTCTACAAAAACACCTTGCCTATGCACTGTAGCGCAAATGTTGGGAAGGATGGGAATACGGCTATCTTTTTTGGTTTGAGTGGTACTGGTAAAACCACATTATCTACAGATCCTGAAAGAGAATTGATAGGCGATGATGAGCACGGCTGGACTTCTAATAATGAAGTTTTTAATTTTGAAGGCGGCTGTTATGCAAAGGTCATCAATCTTAATGCAGAGCAAGAGCCAGAAATCTTTAATGCCATAAAGCCAGGTGCTATTCTCGAGAATGTAGTTTTGAATGATGACAAAACCGTAAATTTTGAGGACACTTCCATCACACAAAACACACGTGTGAGTTACCCTATACACCACATTGATAACATCAAGGAACCATCAGTAGGTAAGAATCCAAAGAATATTTTCTTTCTTACAGCAGATGCCTTTGGCGTATTGCCTCCTATTTCAAAACTAACTCCAGGCCAGGCGGCTTACCACTTCATAAGTGGCTACACTGCAAAAGTCGCAGGAACTGAAGCTGGTGTTACAGAGCCTCAACCTAGTTTCTCGGCTTGTTTTGGTGCACCCTTCATGCCGTTGCATCCTACTAAATATGCACAGATGTTGAGTCGCAAGATGAAGGAGCAAGGCGTTACCGTATGGTTGGTCAATACAGGTTGGACCGGTGGCCCGTATGGTGTAGGTCACCGCATGCCACTCAAATATACCAGAGCGATGATTGCGGCCGCTTTAGATGGCTCATTAGAAGCTGCAAATAAGGACAATTACCACATTCACTCCATGTTTGGACTGGCGCAACCACGCGTGGTACCTAACGTCCCGACTGAAGTCTTGAGCCCGCGTAAATCTTGGAATAATGATACCGGCTACTATGAGACCGCCGCAAAACTGACCAGATTCTTTAGAGAGAATTTCAAGAAGTTTGAGGCGCAGGCATCTCCAGAGATTATCGCTGGTGGTCCACTCAAATAAGATCAGACATACCTTAAAAGTAAAGCGTCCCATTCAGCTGAATGGGACGCTTTTTTTATGCTATGATTTTTGAGAAGTTTCGCTTTCGCGAAAGCGAAAACATTCTAAGCCTTATCTAAGGACTTGATGTAGTTTTCAATGGCCATGGTCATGGATGGAGACTCTGGTGTAGGTGCCTGAATATCGATGCGTAATCCTTTATCCTTTGCCGCCTGGCTGGTTGTGTTGCCATAAACCGCTATTCTTGTGGAATCCTGCGTGAAATCAGGGAAGTTCTGGAAAAGGGATTCAATACCACTAGGGCTGAAGAATACCAGTACATCATACTTCACGTCTGCAAGATCTGAAAGGTCACTTATAACGGTTCTGAAAAACGTCGCCATTTTCCATTTGATGCCCAACTCATCCAACTGCTCTGGAACAAGGTCCTTGAGCTTGTCGGTGGTAGGTAATAGGAAAGATTCGTTTTTATGCTTTTTGATAAGAGGCATCAATTCTGGAAACGTACGTTTCCCTACGTAAATCTTACGCTTTCTATAGACCACATATTTTTGTAGGTAGTAGGCAACAGCCTCGCTCTGACAAAAATATTTTAAGGTGTCTGGAATTTTGAACCGCATCTCTTCTGCCACTCTAAAAAAGTGATCAACACTGTTGCGGCTGGTAAGAATTATGGCGGTGTATTTGTTGAGGTCCACTTTTTGCTCACGCACCTCTTTTGCAGACACGCCTTCTACATGAATAAAGGAGCGGAAATCTATCTTTACCTTTGTCCGATCAACGAGACTCTGGTAAGGTGAATTTTCCATTTTAGGTTCAGGTTGGGAAACTAAAATCGTTTTCACTTTCATACACTATTTTCTTTATTAGTAAAGGGTTCACACTGTAATATACTTATACAAAAGCAGGTAGGGTGCGATTTCAAGCGTGCAAAGATACAAAATAAAATAGAAAAATGAAGCAGACAAGGCGTTGCGATGGTTATAAAAAACCAAAAAATGATAGACGATAATCACAGCGCCAGCAACGGCTGCCGTGATTTGAATAAAGCCGTTTGATGTAGGAAAGATGTAGTAAATCGAGATCACGATAACCATCAATAAAACACTTAATGCTGCCCGGTAAAGATTGCGCTCATGGTCAATGGAAATCAATAAATCTTCAAAATTTGCGATAGTTGAAAGAAGCTTTGACAGGTAGTGTTTAAAGATCAAAAAAGTGCTTACGGCTGTAAGAATCAGGATGAAATTGGTCAAGGATTGAGAGCCATTCTGTACTGTGGATAGTTTAAATAAAATCAAGGCTATGCTTATTCCATAAATGATCAAGCCCAGATATTTATAGCCATGGTGATTGTCTATCCTGCCATCTCTAGAAATTTTAATAAATCTGGAGCTTACGTAAACGCTCAAGAATTCACTTACCGGTAGCGTCGTAAACTGCCTTGCGACTGCAAAAGAAAGCAGGCACATAAAGATGATGATGCTTATCCAGTCAAGGGATTCTGTAATACGATACAACGCGTCCATAGGAACGTAAAAATAAGAGGATTTTATAATCGTGAGGATAAGGCGGCACTATATTTTCTTACTTTTGTGGGTTGCTATGAATCACACTTTAGTCATTATACCAACCTATAACGAGCGCGAGAATATTAAGCCGATTATCGATGCTATTTTAGGGGACCATCCAGAGATTCATTTGTTGATTGTAGATGACAATTCGCCAGACGGTACGGCAGCATTGGTGCAAGAAAAAATGCAGGATTTCCCTAATAGGCTTTTTCTTGAAAACCGTACAAAAAAATCTGGATTGGGAACTGCTTACATTCATGGCTTTAAATGGGCGATGGCTAGAGATTATGAGTATGTTTTTGAAATGGATGCAGATTTCTCTCACGACCCGGCAGATATTCAAACCTTGTATGAAGCCTGCGCGGTTCACGGTGCAGATCTGGCCATAGGCAGTAGATATGTAAAAGGAGTAAATGTTGTGAACTGGCCCATGTCCAGAGTACTACTTTCCTATACGGCTTCAAAATATGTAAGGTTCATCACAAGAATGGATATACATGACACTACAGCAGGATTTAAATGTTTTAGAATGTCGCTTTTGCGAAAGCTGAATCTCGACAAGATTAAGTTTGTAGGTTATGCCTTCCAGATAGAAATGAAATTTAAGGCCTACTTGTTGAAGGCAAAGATTATTGAAGTACCTGTAATTTTTACAGACCGTTCTAGAGGACAATCAAAAATGAGTACAGGTATTATTGGAGAAGCCGTTACCGGCATTTTGAAAATGAAATTGAAAAGCCTTTTAGGCACGTTGGAAATATGAAAAAGACATTGATAAAGAACGCTAGGATTGTTACAGACATGAAAGTGTTCGATGGTGATATATATATTGAAGGCGACACCATTGTTGAGATAGCAGATAGCATCAGTGCCAAAAGTGGTGACACATCCATCATTGATGTAGAAGGTAAATATGTCCTTCCAGGAGTGATCGACGATCAGGTGCATTTTAGAGAGCCTGGATTGACACACAAAGGTGACATCGCTAGTGAAAGCGCTGCCGCCGTTGCTGGCGGAATCACGTCCTACATGGAAATGCCCAATACCATTCCTCAAACCACCAGTATGGAAGAATGGCAAAAGAAAATGGACATTGCCGCTAGAGATAGTTATGCAAACTATGCCTTTATGCTAGGTGGTACAAACGATAATCTAGAAGAGATCCTTAAAGCGGATACCTCACGTATTCCAGCGCTCAAATTGTTTTTGGGATCTTCAACTGGTAATATGTTGGTCGATGATGTAGAAGTCCTGAAGAAAATATTTTCAAAGGTCAAGTTAAGAATCGCGCTACACTGCGAGGATGAAGGTACGATCAAGGCTAATTTGCAAAAAGCCATTGATAAATATGGCGAGGACATTCCGTTTGATCAACATCCAGTAATACGTGATGTGGAAGCGTGTTACAAGAGCAGTTCCCAAGCTATCAAACTAGCACAAAAGACAGGAGCCCGTATTCATGTGTTCCATCTTTCCACAGGAAAGGAAACGGCTTTGTTTGAGAAAAAGGCCTCTCTAAAGGACAAGCAAATCACTTCAGAGGTTTGTATACATCACCTGTGGTTTACTGACGAAGACTATGCGTCAAAGGGATCAAAAATTAAATGGAATCCAGCCGTCAAGTCTGTAGACGATCGTGAGCAGCTATGGAAGGCCTTACTGGACGATAGGATCGACGTTATTGCGACAGACCATGCACCTCACACATTAGAAGAAAAATCCAACAAATACCTTAAAGCACCTAGTGGTGGACCGCTTGTACAACATGCACTTACAGCTATGTTGCAATTTGTCCACCAGGAACGCATCACCATAGAGAAGGTTGTACAAAAAATGTGTCATAATCCTGCCATCCTATTTGATATTCCAGATCGAGGTTTTATACGTGAAGGTTTCAAAGCAGATCTGGTTGTTGTAGACACAAATAATCCATGGACGGTGACTAAAGAAAACATCCTTGCTAAATGTGGCTGGTCACCCTTTGAAGGAGTCACTTTTAAAAGCAGAATCTCACACACGCTTGTCAATGGTCATGTAGTGTATCAGAATTTCAAAGTCAATGAAAACAAAGCTGCTCAGGCTCTAACTTTCAAGCGATGAGAAAATTATTGACGTGTAGTATATTGTTATGGTTGGCTGGCTGTCAAAATATAGAAAAGTCACCTAAACCTGATGATTTCTATGGCGATGACAAGATGATTGAGATCATGGCAGATCTTTATCTAATGGAAGCTTCCATGACTACAAATCGAGTAACTTTTACAGATTTAAAGGTGCTGCCTCATGAATTTATCTACGATAAATACGACACAGATAGCCTCACATTTGCAGAAAATCTTGAGTATTACACAGACCGCAACGACAAATATCTGGAGTTGATGGAGCAGGTAAAAACTAAGATGGAAGTTTTGCGGGATACCATAGACTCTAATATGAGCACGCAAAAAACATCAGGTTCAGCAAGCCTGGAACCTAAGGTATCCTTAGAAGAGGATCCCGATAACGATTAATCGTTTTAATTTTTCTGCTTCTGGTAATTTAAAGCAACGCGCTCGATGGTTTGTTTGAGATCCTTAAATTCGTAGGATAGGGCTTCGGTTACCTTATCATTGCTGTAAATGGTTCTTGAGGTAAACGTTTCAATCTGAGCGATACTTAAACCCTTTACAATACCTAGCCAAGATGGGATTTTAAGAAGCGCGTAGACCGTATACAACATCCATTTTCTCAATTTGAAATAGGGTTTCTTTGAGTTGAGTGATGTAGAGATAAGATCTAGCAAATCTTTAAAAAGCTGGTTTTCTGCAATTAGAATAAAGCGTTCATTTTTGATGCTGGATTCCATGAGTTGCTGCATGATACTCACCACATCTCTCACATCCACAAAACCAGAACTTCCGGAGACATAAAAAGGTTGGTTATTGGCCGTCTTGCTAAACAATTGACCACTACCCGTATCGTAGCAACCTTCTCCCAGAATCACTCCAGGATTTACTATGATAACTGGCAATCCTTCTTGCGAAGCTCGCCAGGCTTCCATCTCACCGCCGTATTTCGAAATGGCATAATCGGTATTTTTAGCATCTGGATTGAAAAAATCCTCCTCATTGATGGATTGGTCGCCTAGAGGATTTCCCAGCGTCGCAATACTGCTTACATAACAAAACTTTTCCACCTTACGAGCAATGGATAGATCAATCAAGTGTTGGGTTCCCGTGACGTTCACTTTT includes these proteins:
- a CDS encoding NAD-dependent epimerase/dehydratase family protein; this encodes MGFTQLAGAQRRLLCIFTDMILVTGGTGLVGGHLLYRFRESELTINAIYRTKASIDKTRRIFDSYEDGAASLVDNINWIQADILDLPSLENAMEGVKQVYHCAAALDADSFEQLKKVNVTGTQHLIDLSIARKVEKFCYVSSIATLGNPLGDQSINEEDFFNPDAKNTDYAISKYGGEMEAWRASQEGLPVIIVNPGVILGEGCYDTGSGQLFSKTANNQPFYVSGSSGFVDVRDVVSIMQQLMESSIKNERFILIAENQLFKDLLDLISTSLNSKKPYFKLRKWMLYTVYALLKIPSWLGIVKGLSIAQIETFTSRTIYSNDKVTEALSYEFKDLKQTIERVALNYQKQKN
- a CDS encoding DUF4296 domain-containing protein; the protein is MRKLLTCSILLWLAGCQNIEKSPKPDDFYGDDKMIEIMADLYLMEASMTTNRVTFTDLKVLPHEFIYDKYDTDSLTFAENLEYYTDRNDKYLELMEQVKTKMEVLRDTIDSNMSTQKTSGSASLEPKVSLEEDPDND
- a CDS encoding saccharopine dehydrogenase family protein; protein product: MRYILIIGAGKSTGVLVDYLLKKAKKEQFHITLADKSLEAAQALIDGNDNAKAMELDIFNATARTQIIETADIIISMLPARFHIEVARDCVKLGKSMVTASYVSPEMQELDGPAKEKKLVLMNEIGVDPGIDHMSAMQVIDRIQNKGGKMILFESFTGGLVAPEDDNNLWNYKFTWNPRNVVVAGQGGAAKFIQENKYKYIPYHRLFRRTEFLDVDGYGRFEAYANRNSLQYREIYGLDDIATLYRGTMRRVGYSKAWNMFVQLGMTDDSYILDNSENMTYREFVNSFLPYSPTDSVELKMRHELKIDQDDIMWEKLMELDLFNNEKTIGIKDASPAMALQKILEDSWTLQKGEKDMIVMYHKFGYELGGEKKQIDSTMVCLGDGDRQTAMAKTVGLPVAMAALAILNGTIKTYGVQIPISREVYEPILSELQEYGIRFRESETPYLGYNALNR
- a CDS encoding capsule assembly Wzi family protein, producing MRMICAIWALFFGCFAVAQSELETFPIFPACDRIDNDAALEQCFYRELYKNLYQAYDQTAMDSTSSKATLRFEVSREGKFEPIIFDAPTAALKESLYEAFGKLEPITPAVYNGSPTFMQFIVNVQLPMKENGSFYIINQNEDVKANAGQDDGSDIAFAKANNNYNSITSNKYDGQELKSNATIPFSYQRYHRYEAAMNKVGNNAHTAVKPYTFNYVNQYFDMEEERNSLLKDSGTWLGRKFWNEHFFEVAGEDYWFVIDPGVDLQLGKDTGEDVNTFNNTRLVALNGGVGKQITFGATIQESQGRFAQYFNREITQRAPDGGNPGIVPGRGIAEDGGENIYDYPVATGYVNYKPSKYFDLQIGHGQHFIGDGYRSLVLSDNSQPFPYVKVNAKFWKIDYTVLYTSLRDVRPEVTADDSFRTKYMTHHYLSWNATKRLTLGFFESVLWQDDNGRGFDFNYINPLIFYQTVELETGSRGGNALLGITGKYKISDRVTAYGQLVLDEFASSSVISGDGSYQNKSAYQLGVKYQNAFSVPNLMLQAEYNRVRPYTYSHNTIVLNYGNSNQALAHPWGASFYEAILISRYTKDRWYGIAKAIIGERGFDILSNGDNAYYGGNIYRTEDDRIADNRNTLAQGNNAPFSYAELEAGYLINPASNLKVYGQFIYRNISPEIDNAVVQDATTTWFNFGIRTDISNWGFDR
- a CDS encoding dihydroorotase codes for the protein MKKTLIKNARIVTDMKVFDGDIYIEGDTIVEIADSISAKSGDTSIIDVEGKYVLPGVIDDQVHFREPGLTHKGDIASESAAAVAGGITSYMEMPNTIPQTTSMEEWQKKMDIAARDSYANYAFMLGGTNDNLEEILKADTSRIPALKLFLGSSTGNMLVDDVEVLKKIFSKVKLRIALHCEDEGTIKANLQKAIDKYGEDIPFDQHPVIRDVEACYKSSSQAIKLAQKTGARIHVFHLSTGKETALFEKKASLKDKQITSEVCIHHLWFTDEDYASKGSKIKWNPAVKSVDDREQLWKALLDDRIDVIATDHAPHTLEEKSNKYLKAPSGGPLVQHALTAMLQFVHQERITIEKVVQKMCHNPAILFDIPDRGFIREGFKADLVVVDTNNPWTVTKENILAKCGWSPFEGVTFKSRISHTLVNGHVVYQNFKVNENKAAQALTFKR
- the pckA gene encoding phosphoenolpyruvate carboxykinase (ATP), producing MASNKVATQTISLSNFGINNSKINYQLSPEELQSRSLEDYGGRETKNGTLAINTGEFTGRSPLDRFIVKDHVTEELVWWGNVNIPFNKKDFDNLLVRVTDYLDGKELFVRDAYACAHEDYRLNLRVINEYPWSNMFAHNMFLRPEESELESFTPEWTIINAPGFMADPKLDRTRQHNFAILNFTEKIALIGGTGYTGEIKKGIFSALNFILPVYKNTLPMHCSANVGKDGNTAIFFGLSGTGKTTLSTDPERELIGDDEHGWTSNNEVFNFEGGCYAKVINLNAEQEPEIFNAIKPGAILENVVLNDDKTVNFEDTSITQNTRVSYPIHHIDNIKEPSVGKNPKNIFFLTADAFGVLPPISKLTPGQAAYHFISGYTAKVAGTEAGVTEPQPSFSACFGAPFMPLHPTKYAQMLSRKMKEQGVTVWLVNTGWTGGPYGVGHRMPLKYTRAMIAAALDGSLEAANKDNYHIHSMFGLAQPRVVPNVPTEVLSPRKSWNNDTGYYETAAKLTRFFRENFKKFEAQASPEIIAGGPLK
- a CDS encoding DUF4271 domain-containing protein yields the protein MDALYRITESLDWISIIIFMCLLSFAVARQFTTLPVSEFLSVYVSSRFIKISRDGRIDNHHGYKYLGLIIYGISIALILFKLSTVQNGSQSLTNFILILTAVSTFLIFKHYLSKLLSTIANFEDLLISIDHERNLYRAALSVLLMVIVISIYYIFPTSNGFIQITAAVAGAVIIVYHFLVFYNHRNALSASFFYFILYLCTLEIAPYLLLYKYITV
- a CDS encoding DUF423 domain-containing protein, with translation MENKLLVTGCGFILMAVVLGAIAAHALENYLTIDQLRSFETGVRYQMYHGLALLIFSQVKLLSNSSKKVLWILFSTGMVLFSWSIFLLSTGSIYGIDASFLGPITPLGGLLLISGWIYGIVKICLYKL
- a CDS encoding uroporphyrinogen-III synthase; translation: MKVKTILVSQPEPKMENSPYQSLVDRTKVKIDFRSFIHVEGVSAKEVREQKVDLNKYTAIILTSRNSVDHFFRVAEEMRFKIPDTLKYFCQSEAVAYYLQKYVVYRKRKIYVGKRTFPELMPLIKKHKNESFLLPTTDKLKDLVPEQLDELGIKWKMATFFRTVISDLSDLADVKYDVLVFFSPSGIESLFQNFPDFTQDSTRIAVYGNTTSQAAKDKGLRIDIQAPTPESPSMTMAIENYIKSLDKA
- a CDS encoding polyprenol monophosphomannose synthase, whose amino-acid sequence is MNHTLVIIPTYNERENIKPIIDAILGDHPEIHLLIVDDNSPDGTAALVQEKMQDFPNRLFLENRTKKSGLGTAYIHGFKWAMARDYEYVFEMDADFSHDPADIQTLYEACAVHGADLAIGSRYVKGVNVVNWPMSRVLLSYTASKYVRFITRMDIHDTTAGFKCFRMSLLRKLNLDKIKFVGYAFQIEMKFKAYLLKAKIIEVPVIFTDRSRGQSKMSTGIIGEAVTGILKMKLKSLLGTLEI
- a CDS encoding zinc metallopeptidase encodes the protein MIGYYIIGGLVFLISAFVSNKLKSKFKKYSQIQLQNGLTGAQIAQKMLSDHGITDVDVISVKGQLTDHYNPSNKTVNLSEPVYSMRNAAAAAVAAHEVGHAVQHARAYSWLGMRSKLVPVVSIASKYSQWVIIGGIALAASTAFGNTLLLIGIIMYAMGTLFAFITLPVEYDASNRALAWLENKRMLTQNEHAGAKDALKWAARTYLVAAIGSLATLLYFLSIYMRRR